One stretch of Muribaculum intestinale DNA includes these proteins:
- the pheS gene encoding phenylalanine--tRNA ligase subunit alpha: protein MLDKIKALHSEIESLNAADAAEVEVLRIKYLSKKGEINALFNDFRALGPDEKRAIGAPLNELKTFATEKINTLREALDNNGASEISIDMSRTAAPVALGTRHPLSLVRAEIIDIFSRLGFTLAEGPEIEDDWHVFGAMNFAADHPARDMQDTFFIQRTPDVLLRTHTSSVQSRVMENSKPPIRIICPGRVYRNEAISARAHCFFHQVEALYVDKNVSFADLRQTLLYFAREMFGPETQIRLRPSYFPFTEPSAEMDISCNLCGGKGCSFCKHTGWVEILGCGMVDPAVLEACGIDSKEYSGFALGMGVERITNLKYQVNDLRLFSENDTRFLDEFTSAHK, encoded by the coding sequence ATGTTAGACAAAATAAAAGCGCTCCACTCTGAAATCGAAAGTCTCAATGCCGCCGACGCTGCCGAAGTGGAGGTACTACGCATAAAATATCTGAGCAAAAAAGGAGAAATCAACGCTCTCTTCAACGATTTCAGGGCCCTCGGCCCCGATGAAAAGCGCGCTATCGGCGCTCCACTCAACGAACTCAAGACATTCGCCACCGAGAAAATCAACACCCTGCGCGAGGCGCTCGACAACAACGGTGCCTCGGAGATATCCATCGACATGAGCCGCACCGCAGCTCCCGTGGCTCTCGGCACCCGACATCCGCTCTCGCTCGTTCGCGCCGAAATTATCGACATATTCTCGCGACTCGGGTTCACTCTCGCCGAAGGTCCGGAAATCGAGGACGACTGGCATGTGTTCGGAGCAATGAACTTCGCTGCCGACCATCCCGCTCGCGACATGCAGGACACATTCTTCATTCAGCGCACACCCGACGTGCTGCTCCGCACTCATACATCATCCGTACAGTCGCGCGTAATGGAGAACTCCAAGCCCCCTATCCGCATCATATGCCCCGGACGCGTATACCGCAACGAGGCTATATCGGCCCGTGCCCACTGCTTCTTCCATCAGGTCGAGGCGCTTTATGTCGACAAGAACGTATCATTCGCCGACCTGCGACAGACACTTCTCTACTTCGCCCGTGAGATGTTCGGCCCCGAGACTCAGATACGTCTGCGTCCAAGCTATTTCCCCTTCACCGAGCCTTCCGCCGAAATGGACATTTCATGCAACCTCTGCGGAGGCAAGGGATGCTCATTCTGCAAGCACACCGGATGGGTCGAGATTCTCGGCTGCGGCATGGTAGACCCCGCTGTGCTCGAAGCCTGCGGCATCGACAGCAAGGAATACTCGGGATTCGCACTCGGCATGGGTGTAGAGCGCATCACCAACCTCAAGTACCAGGTCAACGACCTGCGCCTCTTCTCCGAGAACGACACCCGGTTCCTCGACGAATTCACATCCGCCCACAAGTAA